Proteins encoded within one genomic window of Vairimorpha necatrix chromosome 3, complete sequence:
- a CDS encoding DEAD/DEAH box helicase, protein MEEIIKSLSEKLNITTFELTRMIKHALKKETYQEELLELFGYENIEEIEKICQHRDFFNFQDENGQNHKNYK, encoded by the exons ATGGAGGAAATCATAAAATCACTTtctgaaaaattaaacattaCAACTTTCGAATTAACCAGAATGATAAAACACGctttaaaaaaggaaaCTTATCAAGAAGAATTATTAGAACTATTTGgttatgaaaatattgaagaaattgaaaaaatctGTCAACACAGagattttttcaattttcaAGATGAAAATGgtcaaaatcataaaaattat aaataa
- a CDS encoding DEAD/DEAH box helicase has product MEEIIKSLSEKLNITTFELTRMIKHALKKETYQEELLELFGYENIEEIEKICQHRDFFNFQDENGQNHKNYVEFCLPEFKTIEINEKNLISVECTGEDSKYFEYSKFNPVQSEIFHCAYKTDSNFLVSAPTGSGKTDVAFLSILRALKKDKSKIVYIVPMKALASEITQKYKNKLKNHKIIEFTGDTEIPNKELISSDVIICTPEKFDAYTRKLDNIFQNFLNLVIIDEIHMLQDDRGSVLEAIISRIFRFIELKQKHIRILGLSATLPNYEDVGKFLKTDKIFNFDQKYRPVPLKTSIIGFYQNLKKKQIDEIFLELINKFRRNNKQILVFVNSRYETINTAKLLINPDFITNLDHKCKLNDILEYLLTYKLGVHHAGLPRNIRLYMENKFKKGEIDILVCTSTLAWGVNLPAQTVIIKNTLFYDSNLGKFKDLGILDIFQIFGRAGRPQFKIKGEAILMTEYKKVGNYLKMIKNNQEIESRLLKHVVNFMNSEIYLRNINNISDGLIWFKNTFMYLRMLKNPSFYGLKEEDKNNEDTVLSEYIYLSIKRLEECKLININKNDTNNFTQWNFNSTVFGRISSFYYLDHETIISWLENLDFLISKDDVIKLTLKNKDFRNIQYREEEDFHLIEMGSNMNLLVNLSTNVNEQSFNNFQKDVDFKLFILTHAHMKKYPVSNFALKCDLSFIGKNIERIFDGFLEFLEHLKRWNLLLISLKISSKFKYKKNINNGSNTHNYSSNTYNYSRNNFISSISSSRKNFIIKIEKCKNFYKLTFRSENFKSFWIILFDQNEPFFIKKGYRNLTTYVNKTKDEIIKVEIYDIENNKFHQAHVPVEINNSLDFFLLTGYHFCTEKNQEISLLNLNSECAHLKLVDDVIRRQSSSSGQMILSGKYLLNIEFYVSHISSYKEFIRQFINISLEYCQVDRPVLLICRSKSDYKLLNQELKTRHALINLEKGKNMNKKIHHDIKKIEENSICIVTLEDAKMTDKNIFIIFLTCRNNENEFYSLFDILQISNRKKVLIFEEEEYVKYLQEDILINNKTKKFLK; this is encoded by the coding sequence ATGGAGGAAATCATAAAATCACTTtctgaaaaattaaacattaCAACTTTCGAATTAACCAGAATGATAAAACACGctttaaaaaaggaaaCTTATCAAGAAGAATTATTAGAACTATTTGgttatgaaaatattgaagaaattgaaaaaatctGTCAACACAGagattttttcaattttcaAGATGAAAATGgtcaaaatcataaaaattatgtagAATTTTGTCTACcagaatttaaaacaatagaaataaatgaaaaaaatctcATATCTGTAGAATGTACAGGAGAAgattcaaaatatttcgAATATTCTAAATTCAATCCTGTACAATCAGAAATATTTCATTGTGCTTATAAAACAGATTCAAATTTCCTAGTTTCTGCTCCGACAGGGTCTGGGAAAACAGATGTGGCATTTTTAAGCATTTTGAGAGCtctaaaaaaagacaaatctAAAATCGTCTACATAGTGCCAATGAAAGCTTTAGCAAGTGAAATAactcaaaaatataaaaataaattgaaaaatcataaaattatagaatttACAGGTGACACAGAAATACcaaataaagaattaataaGCAGTGACGTCATAATTTGTACACCAGAAAAATTTGACGCTTACACTCGTAAActtgataatatttttcaaaattttttaaatttagtaaTTATTGATGAAATTCACATGTTACAAGACGACAGAGGTAGTGTTTTAGAAGCCATAATAAGtagaatttttagatttatagaattaaaacaaaaacataTTAGAATTTTAGGATTGTCAGCTACTTTACCAAATTATGAAGATGTtggaaaatttttaaaaacagataaaatttttaattttgatcaAAAATATCGACCAGTTCCACTTAAAACATCGATAATTggtttttatcaaaatttaaagaaaaaacaaattgatgaaatttttttagaattaataaacaaatttagaaggaataacaaacaaattctaGTATTTGTAAATTCCAGGTATGAAACTATAAATACAGccaaattattaataaatcctgattttataacaaaTTTAGATCATAAATGCAAATTAAATGAcattttagaatatttgTTAACTTACAAATTGGGAGTTCATCACGCAGGTTTACCAAGAAATATAAGACTTTAtatggaaaataaattcaaaaaaggcgaaattgatattttagTATGTACGAGTACTTTAGCTTGGGGTGTAAATTTACCAGCTCAAActgtaataataaaaaacacaCTTTTTTATGATTCAAATTTAGGcaaatttaaagatttagGAATTTTAGACATTTTCCAGATTTTTGGTAGAGCAGGCAGACcacaatttaaaatcaaaggTGAAGCAATTTTAATGacagaatataaaaaagtaggaaattatttaaaaatgataaaaaataatcaagaAATTGAAAGTCGTCTTTTAAAACATGTAGTAAATTTCATGAATtcagaaatttatttaagaaatattaataatatttctgaTGGTTTAATTTGGTTTAAAAACACTTTCATGTATTTGAgaatgttaaaaaatccAAGTTTTTATGgattaaaagaagaagataaaaataatgaagaCACTGTTCTTTCtgaatatatttatctttctataaaaagattaGAAGAATGTAAATTGATTaacattaataaaaatgatacaaataattttacacAGTGGAATTTTAATTCCACTGTGTTTGGTagaatttcttctttttattatttagatCATGAGACGATAATTTCATGGCTAGAAAATTtggattttttaatttcaaaaGATGACGTCATAAAattaacattaaaaaataaagattttcGGAATATACAATATAGAGAAGAAGAGGATTTTCATTTAATAGAAATGGGAtcaaatatgaatttactTGTAAATTTAAGTACTAATGTAAATGAACaaagttttaataattttcagAAAGATgtagattttaaattatttattttgacaCATGCtcatatgaaaaaatatcctGTGAGTAATTTTGCCTTAAAATGTGATTTAAGTTTTATAgggaaaaatatagaaagaatttttgatggatttttagaatttttagaacatttaaaaagatggaatttattattaatttcacttaaaatttcaagtaaatttaaatacaagaaaaatataaataatggTAGTAATACTCATAATTATAGTAGTAATACTTATAATTATAGTAGAAATAactttatttcttctattaGTAGtagtagaaaaaattttattattaaaattgaaaaatgtaaaaatttttacaaattaacTTTTAGAtcagaaaattttaaatctttttggataattttatttgatcaAAATGAgccattttttataaaaaaaggctACAGAAATTTAACTACCTACGTAAACAAGACAAAAGACGAAATAATCAAAGTAGAAATTTATGAcatagaaaataataaatttcatcAAGCACATGTTCCCGtagaaataaacaattcTTTGGATTTTTTCTTACTTACTGGATACCATTTCTGTACAGAAAAGAATCAAGAAATTTCGCTATTAAATTTGAACTCAGAATGCGCCCACTTGAAATTAGTAGATGACGTCATAAGAAGACAATCTTCTAGTTCTGGGCAGATGATTCTTAGTGGGAAATATTTACTGAATATCGAGTTCTATGTGTCACATATTTCTTCTTATAAGGAATTTATAAGAcaatttatcaatatttCTTTAGAATATTGTCAAGTTGACAGACCAGTTTTGTTAATTTGCAGATCAAAATCGGACTACAAATTATTAAACcaagaattaaaaacaagACATGctcttataaatttagagAAAGGAAAGAATATGAATAAGAAGATTCATcatgatattaaaaagataGAAGAAAATAGTATTTGTATTGTCACGTTAGAAGATGCGAAAATGacagataaaaatattttcattatatttttgacttGTAGAAACAATGAGAatgaattttattctttatttgatattttacaaatatcaAATAGGAAAAAAGTCCTCATATTTGAAGAGGAGGAATATGTGAAATATTTACAGgaagatattttaataaacaacaaaaccaaaaaattcttaaaataa
- a CDS encoding exocyst complex component 1 (EXOC1), which produces MEQEIDDLFISDKSVDYTDKSIEDLNKNIENFKTIIPYIDLIKNKISSVDTNFELYNVKLEKLATEMKNIEEENTKLENEIFYQTSIYENLKDLLLKLQLKEEHFITLETETFTNQGLVKIEEAIENLENFSAENYTIRVVKEKKNRINETLEKFYKKFVGYIANLLENEQIGTNFQVHTELYKKLEKYKFLYKMSEKYEKNYTNLCDLYINYSKVRYNAELTEYLKRLLDLNKESKKPENIEQTINTIFETYKLLIHVESNFLKSMSIKRDIKEIFNNSNQKIVNFLKDLYFILPLETVCYTNKNLEENTENEEIFYKNFIEDLKISVLGKLKKQFLQKEAELRDKEKGIARFKNFIKLSKMEDFNNILYRINISRILRLDNESNIWDIIDSKRGLFEINYKTNDDIYKEADKEINKRLEKSVIDFVFEHGELKRQINYLKNGIKGSAIFVKNMKEQVYEIIENNLNDKEKEEVKSILLE; this is translated from the coding sequence ATGGAACAAGAAATTGATGATCTCTTCATTTCTGACAAATCTGTAGACTATACAGACAAATCAATAGAAGATCTAAACAAAAacatagaaaattttaaaactataaTTCCTTATATAgatcttataaaaaataaaatatcatctGTAGATACAAATTTTGAATTGTATAAtgtaaaattagaaaaattagctactgaaatgaaaaatattgaagaagaaaatacaaaattagaaaatgaaattttttatcaaacatcaatatatgaaaatttgaaagatttattattaaaattacaaCTAAAAGAAGAACATTTCATTACTTTAGAAACAGAAACATTTACAAATCAAGGATTAGTAAAAATTGAAGAAGCTATTGAAAATTTGGAAAACTTTTCAGCTGAAAACTATACGATAAGAGTAGTCaaggagaaaaaaaatcggATAAATGAAACTTTGgaaaagttttataaaaaatttgttggTTATATAGCAAATTTGTTGGAAAACGAACAAATTGGTACAAATTTCCAGGTTCATAcagaattatataaaaaattagaaaaatataaatttttatataaaatgtcagaaaaatatgaaaaaaattatacaaatctTTGCGATTtgtatattaattattctAAAGTAAGATATAATGCAGAATTAACAGAATATCTAAAGCGCTTACTTGATCTTAACAAAGAATCAAAAAAACCAGAAAATATCGAACAGACAATTAATACGATATTTGaaacttataaattattgatACACGTAGAatcaaatttcttaaagagtatgtctataaaaagagatataaaagaaatttttaataattcaaatcagaaaattgtaaattttctaaaagatttatactTCATTTTACCTTTAGAAACTGTTTGTTacacaaataaaaacttagaAGAAAATACTGAAAacgaagaaattttttataaaaattttatagaagATCTAAAAATCTCTGTGTTaggaaaattaaaaaaacaatttttacaaaaagagGCGGAATTACGAGATAAAGAAAAAGGAATTGCAaggtttaaaaattttataaagctGAGTAAGATGgaagattttaataatattttgtatagAATTAATATTTCGAGAATACTTAGGTTAGATAATGAATCTAATATTTGGGATATAATTGATAGTAAAAGGGGACTATTcgaaataaattataaaaccaatgatgatatttataaagaagctgataaagaaataaataaaagattaGAGAAATCTGTGATAGATTTCGTATTTGAACATGGGGaattaaaaagacaaattaattatttgaaaaatggAATAAAAGGATCTGCtatttttgtaaagaaTATGAAAGAACAAGTGTAtgaaataatagaaaataatctgaatgataaagaaaaagaagaagtAAAGAGTATACTTCTAGAatga
- a CDS encoding glyceraldehyde-3-phosphate dehydrogenase, giving the protein MGYKVGINGFGRIGKLVFKILRDRGIEVPLVNDPFLDISYMYYLLKYDTVYGNDSKVEIKKDKIFYNNKETTLSTCKSPSEIEWKKYNVDYVIECTGVFKNIEDCELHKDVKNIIISAPSEDAPMFVYGVNHDKYNGERVISNASCTTNCLAPLANIINKHFGIEEGLMTTVHAATATQKIVDGITKKNKRDGRSGMQNIIPASTGAAKAVGKVIPELNGKLNGMAMRIPILDVSVVDLTVRLKKKTSLEDIKNVFYEESEKIPNVLGVTEEDVVSSDFIKDERSCIFDFKASMQMGDKFFKLIAWYDNEFGYATRIADLVDYVSKK; this is encoded by the coding sequence ATGGGTTACAAGGTCGGTATAAATGGATTCGGACGAATTGGTAAATTAGTCTTTAAAATTCTAAGAGATCGAGGAATAGAAGTTCCTCTTGTAAATGATCCTTTCTTGGACATTTCTTACATGTATTATCTTCTAAAATACGACACTGTCTATGGAAATGATTCGAAAGtcgaaataaaaaaagataaaattttttacaacaaCAAAGAGACAACTTTATCTACTTGTAAAAGTCCTTCGGAGATAGAATGGAAGAAATATAATGTGGATTACGTCATAGAATGCACTGgcgtatttaaaaatatcgaAGATTGTGAATTACACAaagatgtaaaaaatataataatttctgCGCCAAGTGAAGATGCGCCAATGTTTGTTTATGGAGTAAATCATGATAAATACAACGGCGAGCGTGTTATAAGTAATGCCAGTTGTACTACTAATTGTCTAGCACCTTTGgctaatataattaataaacattttgGTATTGAAGAAGGACTGATGACAACAGTACACGCCGCGACAGCGACTCAGAAGATAGTTGATGGAATAactaagaaaaataaaagagacGGGCGAAGTGGAATGCAGAATATTATACCTGCTTCTACTGGGGCAGCAAAGGCAGTAGGGAAAGTTATACCAGAATTGAATGGAAAACTTAATGGAATGGCCATGAGAATACCAATACTTGATGTAAGTGTAGTTGATTTGACAGTGAGATTGAAAAAGAAGACGAGTCttgaagatataaaaaatgttttttatgagGAAAGCGAAAAGATACCAAATGTTTTAGGAGTTACTGAAGAAGATGTGGTAAGTTCTGACTTCATAAAAGATGAGAGAAGTTGTATTTTCGATTTTAAAGCCAGTATGCAAATGGGCgacaaatttttcaaattgaTTGCGTGGTACGACAATGAATTTGGATATGCGACACGGATAGCAGATTTAGTTGACTATGTTTCTAAGAAATAA
- a CDS encoding protein kinase C-like produces the protein MCNFDHLLKKLHEALPKVTGLEKESIQYKINKIEEQKNDFDNNFNISTCKLVTSDQLQNKILIEKNLIKGYRKLIEEDSLLYQVAKDRLDISKYKVLTYEKMLNKITPFFNSKFEKVYGCVEFEFNKFEFDPIFEIEKVHFYVDSVLRVIYDIDKSTNKILELTFECGTEVEIFLISDFSIILGSILIPCDFFIDKENTFINIDFGNFNYIYTKVTFKKEIKLIRKNAGVVCAYKNGHGLETQGVYSPKLCGVCHTFLPMFISCYKCFRCKFVCHKKCSDVILFACKMGNVESKTLWHNNYGISHTLEKKDLSGFRYCYHCGERIHDQFVLNCTRCDHSFHLSCEDFLFDSCQLDLNLRTIMSKFIPKRSKINYNEQNYKIQDFQLLRTLGKGNFGRVIIARYKGEEIVALKIIRKDQMVCTNEAKYVDIERKVLKIGTQCHHPFLTHMYYCFQDKKNIYFALEYLSGGDLFHHVSKKKFSLKNIKLFACEILMGLEFLHKNEVIYRDLKLNNILLTRDGHIKLCDFGLCKENMKPQNITYTFCGTLDTIAPEIIKNEGYTNLVDLWSYGVILYELYTKTPPFSGITHREICKSITESEPDYKEGIPEDAVDLIKKLLVKDPSKRITLNEMKTHKYFDGTNWNDVFNMKITPDFIPGSCISNFDSEFISDLILLPKSNEAEQFDEFFENIK, from the coding sequence ATGTGCAACTTTGATCATCtcttaaaaaaacttcatGAAGCTCTGCCTAAAGTAACTGGACTAGAAAAAGAAAGTATACAATacaaaatcaataaaattgaagaacaaaaaaatgatttcgacaataattttaatatttccaCATGTAAACTTGTCACAAGTGATCAATTACagaacaaaattttaattgaaaaaaacttaataaaAGGTTATCGTAAATTAATAGAAGAAGACAGTCTTTTATATCAAGTAGCTAAAGACAGATTAGATATAAGCAAATATAAAGTACTTACATATGAAAAGATgcttaataaaattacgccattttttaatagtaAATTTGAAAAGGTTTACGGATGTGTAGAATtcgaatttaataaattcgaGTTCGATCCAATTTTCGAAATCGAGAAAGTTCATTTCTACGTTGATTCGGTCTTAAGAGTTATTTACGATATTGATAAAtcaacaaataaaatcttagAATTGACATTTGAATGTGGTACTGAAGtcgaaatatttttaataagtgatttttctataatacTAGGATCAATATTAATACCTTGCGATTTCTTTATTGACAAAGAGAatacatttataaatatagatttcgggaattttaattacatTTACACTAAGgtaacatttaaaaaagagataaaattaataagaaaaaatgcTGGTGTTGTTTGtgcatataaaaatggtCATGGTCTTGAAACACAAGGCGTATATTCTCCAAAATTATGTGGTGTATGTCATACATTTTTACCAATGTTTATTAGTTGTTACAAATGTTTTAGATGTAAATTTGTTTGCCATAAAAAATGCTCAGACGTCATACTTTTTGCGTGCAAAATGGGCAACGTAGAGTCAAAAACACTTTGGCACAATAATTATGGAATATCGCATacattagaaaaaaaagatttaagtGGGTTTAGATACTGTTACCATTGTGGGGAAAGAATACATGACCAATTTGTATTAAATTGTACTAGATGTGATCATTCTTTTCATTTATCGTgtgaagattttttatttgattcgTGTCAACTTGATCTGAATTTGCGAACTATAATGTCGAAATTCATACCAAAAAgatctaaaattaattataacgAACAGAACTATAAAATACAAGACTTTCAATTATTAAGAACTTTGGGTAAAGGCAATTTTGGTCGTGTCATAATCGCCAGATATAAAGGCGAAGAAATTGTTGctctaaaaattattaggAAAGATCAAATGGTTTGTACCAATGAAGCCAAATATGTAGATATAGAAcgaaaagttttaaaaattggtACACAATGTCATCATCCTTTTCTAACACACATgtattattgttttcaagataaaaaaaatatttattttgctCTTGAATATTTGTCAGGAGGTGATTTGTTCCACCACgtgtcaaaaaaaaaattttcattgaaaaatataaaacttttcGCGTGCGAAATTCTAATGGGATTAGagtttttacataaaaatgaagttaTTTACAGAGATTTGAAacttaataatattttgttgaCTAGAGATGGACACATAAAACTTTGCGATTTCGGTCTCtgtaaagaaaatatgaagCCTCAGAATATTACATACACATTCTGCGGGACACTTGACACTATTGCACctgaaataataaaaaatgaaggaTACACGAATTTAGTAGATTTGTGGTCTTATGGGGTGATTTTATATGAGTTGTACACTAAAACTCCACCTTTTTCAGGTATTACACATAGAGAGATTTGTAAATCTATTACTGAATCAGAGCCCGATTATAAAGAAGGTATTCCCGAAGATGCAGTAGatttgattaaaaaattattagttAAAGATCCCAGTAAAAGAATAACATTAAATGAAATGAAGACTCATAAGTATTTTGATGGAACTAATTGGAAtgatgtttttaatatgaaGATTACTCCTGATTTTATACCAGGTAGTTGTATATCTAATTTTGATAGTGAGTTTATATCagatttgattttattaccTAAGAGTAATGAAGCTGAACAATTTGACGAATTTTtcgaaaatattaaatga
- a CDS encoding transmembrane EMP24 domain-containing protein: MFFLLFLTNLSCEILMFNETTKKREIVFDVTGDQICKGYFQPTLSSYGDFKISIITKDGHKYFETEIYKNERKDFSFNVTDNKDLICTIIPSWPEKSKKHTSELEVHFETQFDTFRKDVAKQVRVEPATYSLTKIGNVMQEMNDHIDRLIRKMSLVEQENKKMFFLAMVLSSFVLCIYVFVEVYLLQQLRNFFKTKKLI, encoded by the coding sequence ATGTTCTTTCTGCTTTTTCttacaaatttatcttGTGAAATCCTCATGTTTAATGAAACAACCAAAAAGCGAGAAATAGTCTTTGACGTTACTGGCGACCAAATTTGTAAAGGATATTTCCAACCAACACTTTCTTCTTATGGAGACTTCAAAATCTCAATAATAACAAAAGACGGCCACAAATATTTCGAGacagaaatttataaaaatgagaGAAAAGATTTCTCATTTAATGTAACTGACAACAAAGATCTAATTTGTACAATTATACCATCTTGGCCAGAGAAATCAAAGAAACATACTTCTGAACTAGAAGTGCATTTTGAGACACAATTTGATACTTTCAGGAAAGATGTGGCCAAACAAGTCAGAGTTGAACCCGCCACATATTCCCTGACTAAAATTGGGAATGTTATGCAAGAAATGAATGATCACATTGACAGATTAATAAGGAAAATGTCACTAGTGGAACAAGAGAATAAGAAAATGTTCTTTTTGGCTATGGTATTGTCTTCTTTTGTGCTGTGTATTTACGTATTTGTGGAAGTGTACTTGTTACAACAACTGAGAAATTTCTTTAAGACCAAAAAACttatttga
- a CDS encoding GPI transamidase component GAA1 gives MLVKYLLKYKHVVYKQKHCIQFILLFLATLFIFKKPSDTNVSSNDLLFKKLEYPYKILPKKFIDEFSSIKSPANTILILCDPKDLIYFDLIYGSIKDFKCSYREIVLTFARKLYSKYFTVIYLSFGDENFTSINLLRNTQPNSDLASISRFYFPNKYRFKIDDLVYQPDLNFGFSLNIQLEYSRKNIKQFFTFLRNINNIESFSSGKYFYIPFLETNLDINDFLIFTILTFLCHLLDWVDQSKTGNIFITFFSLCLVYFIPVLCPVILMFKNERIFLALALYLIHFRYGLICFIYLYLLGISKILIKK, from the coding sequence ATGCTTGTCAAATATTtgctaaaatataaacatgttgtttacaaacaaaaacaTTGTATACaattcattttattatttcttgcCACACTCTTCATTTTCAAGAAACCTTCAGACACAAATGTCTCTTCTaatgatttattatttaaaaagttaGAATATCCTTACAAAATTCTAcctaagaaatttatagacGAATTTTCTTCTATAAAATCCCCAGCCAATACCATTTTAATCCTCTGCGACCCGAAAGATCTAATTTATTTCGACTTAATTTATGGAtcaataaaagattttaaatgttCTTACAGGGAGATAGTCTTGACATTTGCTCGTAAATTATAttccaaatattttaccGTAATTTATCTCTCATTTGGAGATGAGAATTTTACtagtattaatttattaagaaatacGCAGCCAAATTCAGATTTGGCTAGTATTTCCAGATTCTATTTTCCTAATAAgtatagatttaaaattgacGATTTAGTTTATCAACCAGATCTCAATTTTGGATTTAGTCTTAATATCCAATTAGAATATTCTAGGAAGAATATTAAGCagttttttacatttttaaggaatattaataatattgagTCTTTTAGTTCAgggaaatatttttatattcctTTTTTGGAGACTAATCTCGATATTAATGatttcttgatttttactattttgACCTTTTTGTGCCATTTACTTGACTGGGTAGACCAGAGCAAAACAgggaatatttttataacattTTTCAGCTTGTGTTTGGTTTATTTTATACCTGTTTTATGTCCTGTAATATTAATGTTTAAGAATGAGAGAATATTTCTGGCACTGGCTTTGTACCTCATACATTTTAGATACGGGCttatatgttttatatatttgtatcttttaggaatatctaaaatattaattaaaaagtaa
- a CDS encoding E3 ubiquitin-protein ligase RNF13 encodes MSLLNYLSWYISLNSSSFFESTVQSLHYKSLLSLHNKNGDFKILNYFYIDKIDNEIVTRSSQDLPSSPEETCLFIGPNITLDNINILIPKCNTIFYLTNKKIRKEVILERWYLKLALYASEENYFLLDEEISEEILIMIFNRSKIVMEYNKKEVVSYVNGFGIYTCLLVIFICMTSILFIICGAYSTVNPIVTEIELERFKVIKFKDIKEQKEDSCLICFEVYDDDEELRILFCNHYFHKTCVDKWLCEQSSRCPYCRYSNKNYEEV; translated from the coding sequence ATGTCCCtgttaaattatttatcatGGTACATATCACTAAATTCCTCTTCATTCTTCGAGTCCACTGTACAAAGTCTCCACTACAAATCTCTCTTAAGTCTCCACAATAAAAATGGAGACTTCaaaattctaaattatttttatatagacAAAATAGACAACGAGATAGTCACTAGATCTTCACAAGATTTGCCTTCATCTCCAGAAGAGACTTGTCTCTTCATTGGTCCAAATATAACACTAGAcaatataaacattttaatcCCGAAATGTAATACAATATTCTATCTaactaataaaaagataagaAAAGAAGTTATATTAGAAAGATGGTATCTTAAACTTGCGTTATACGCAAGCGAAGAAAACTATTTCTTACTAGACGAAGAAATAAGTgaagaaatattaataatgatATTTAATAGATCTAAAATAGTAATggaatataataaaaaagaagtagTGTCATATGTAAATGGATTTGGGATTTATACATGTCTACTagtaatatttatatgtatgactagtatattatttataatatgtgGGGCTTATTCGACAGTAAACCCAATAGTAACAGAAATAGAACTAGAAAGATTtaaagttataaaatttaaagatataaaagaacaaaaagaagattCGTGCTTGATATGCTTTGAGGTATATGATGATGATGAAGAATTGAGAATATTGTTTTGTaatcattattttcataagaCATGTGTAGATAAATGGTTGTGTGAACAATCTTCTAGATGTCCTTATTGTAGgtattctaataaaaactatGAAGAGgtgtaa